From the Lathyrus oleraceus cultivar Zhongwan6 chromosome 3, CAAS_Psat_ZW6_1.0, whole genome shotgun sequence genome, the window TAATATCTTCGCATAACGATGATCACAGTTTTGTACCCTTCCCTGTTACTCGATTATGGGAAAACCGAAGGATCAATCTTCCTCGTGATCCTTGTTTCCAATTGCACAATAAGAATTGCTATGATGTTGTTGGTTCCTGCAATGGACTAGTATGCTTGGTAGGTTATTCTCTCAATGTGATCACTAGGTACAAAAAATTCTGGCTTCGATTCTGGAATCCTGCTACCAGAGCAATATCtcagaaattagggtttttttTCTATTACGATCGATATAAATATGAATATTATAAATTCATGTTTGGTTATGATAATTCAACTGAAACGTATAAAGTTGTGGCATTACGTTCAGTTACCAATCATCCTCTATCAGAAACCGATGTGAAAGTCTTCAGTTTAGGTGATAATGTTTGGAGAACCATTCATGGTTTTCCTGCTATTCCTCTTCAATTGCACTTTGGTCATGAGTATGATGGTGTACATTTGAGTTGCACTATTAACTGGATGGCAATTCAGGATGTGTTTGGGAGAGATGATGCTGTTGAGCAATATGTGATAATTTCTCTTGATTTGAGCACAGAGACATTCACACAGTTGATGCCTCCTGAAAATTATGACAATTATGGTGGTATTTCGCCAAATATTTGCGTGTTGATGGATTCCCTTTGTTTTTCTTATGATGAGGAAGCCGAGTTTTTCATATGGCGGATGACGAAATTCGGAGATGAAAAATCTTGGTCTCGGTTCCTTAGATTAAGGGCccgtttgttttggctttttttaaaaatgatttttatagtgttacatattttagtgtaaaaaaaatttacaaagaaactttttataaaagcttcaaatgaaaatttggtttgaacagttattcttaaaatgttattttaagtatttcatcattttatcgaaactttttttggatatcaaattttcaaaaaatcacttaattttgaagctatttcaaatagcttttcataaaaatcatttttaagatacaactttttgaaaaaattgtgattttgattatgttttgatcttcaataatgtatatttatgttatagaatgaataattcaatcttttaatttataaaaaataaatttagaaaaacttgtaatattttgaaaaacatttttgtagaatccattttcaaaaatacaaagaaaaaatccatttttttaaagctaaaacaaactggcCCTAAGTTATCACAATGTTGGAATAGATTATGAACTTGGTCATCCGCGTATAAAATTAACGCCATTACATCTTTCTGAGGATGGTGATACACTATTATTAGCAAACAGCCAACAAGACAATGCGATTCTGTATAACCGGAGAAACAAGAGAGCAAAGAAAACTAGAATCAACAATAAGATAAGTTGGTTCTCTATCAGGGATTATGTCGAAAGCTTGGTTCCAACTTGTTGATAGTAAGTTCTTCTCCCATGGTATACTTGTTCCAATTCTTATTAGTTCATGTGCTGGATTGTTTGTGCTATTATTTCTTTTAACTTCAATACTTTGTTGTAGTTATTCTGAATCATGAATCATGAATCAATAGACAGATCTTATTACCATGTTTAGAATAATTGATGTTCGAGTGCCTTGCCTAACACGAGTTTGTTTGGAATTATTGATTTGCAACATCAGCTTCAAGCAAATTCAACATTGTCAATGGTACATAGTATGATGAAAGAGCTTTCCTGGATCACATTCTCTTCTGTTATAGTGGTCTTTGCAAACATTTTGAACCACTTATTGCCATAACAACTGTTCTATTTAACTAAACTACTCCTACTCCTGTTTTTAGTGAAAACCTCAAACTCTTGCAGGACCATTTGAGTATGATAGCAATATTGTTGTA encodes:
- the LOC127131315 gene encoding F-box/kelch-repeat protein At3g06240, producing MVTLPPKLRCRRRKSKPSPLTILSNDLIADILSRLTVKHLMQMKCVSKSWNNLISDPIFIKIHLHRSSLNPQFSLISSHNDDHSFVPFPVTRLWENRRINLPRDPCFQLHNKNCYDVVGSCNGLVCLVGYSLNVITRYKKFWLRFWNPATRAISQKLGFFFYYDRYKYEYYKFMFGYDNSTETYKVVALRSVTNHPLSETDVKVFSLGDNVWRTIHGFPAIPLQLHFGHEYDGVHLSCTINWMAIQDVFGRDDAVEQYVIISLDLSTETFTQLMPPENYDNYGGISPNICVLMDSLCFSYDEEAEFFIWRMTKFGDEKSWSRFLRLRAHLWDLVKDGVAPLVANAAGEEKVAHKELKKKDYKTLFIIHRCFNSNNFEKVSDVKSAKEA